In Fibrobacter sp. UWB10, a single window of DNA contains:
- a CDS encoding sialate O-acetylesterase, protein MFGKSLFLTTALCVAALAQDPNLHIYLAYGQSNMSGQATVTDSDRQTNPRFQVLRAGNHSGQTVGEFYPAAPPMGHSQSKVGIVDFFGRKMIKELPDSITVAVANVAIGGQSIDLFDKDRNKSYVQNAKNKGDTWWIQYLDEYGGDAYKRIVEMGKIAKQKGVIKGFLFHQGEADYQMNDWPKRVKKVYDDLIAELELDPEKTPILIGELAPTGDLGWRNDAVKQAADLIPNGHLISAQGCPALKEASYTLHFTREGYQTFGERYAEKMLELLKAQEPEPDTTSKDTVKTDSVKTDSVVTDSTKQDSTDAIRSLPRLQAVKPQQPKLYYDKKEQALFVRFKKNGREFRYRVTGSKN, encoded by the coding sequence ATGTTTGGAAAATCCCTGTTTTTGACGACGGCGCTTTGTGTCGCCGCCTTGGCTCAAGACCCTAATCTACATATCTACCTGGCCTACGGACAGTCGAATATGTCGGGGCAGGCGACCGTGACCGATTCGGACCGTCAAACCAATCCACGGTTCCAGGTGCTGCGTGCAGGCAACCATTCCGGGCAGACCGTGGGTGAGTTTTACCCGGCGGCACCCCCGATGGGGCATAGCCAATCCAAGGTCGGCATTGTCGATTTCTTCGGTCGCAAAATGATCAAGGAATTGCCGGATAGCATTACGGTGGCTGTCGCGAACGTGGCGATTGGTGGGCAGAGCATTGACCTGTTCGACAAGGACCGCAACAAGAGTTACGTGCAGAACGCCAAGAACAAGGGCGATACCTGGTGGATTCAGTACCTGGACGAATACGGAGGCGATGCTTACAAGCGCATTGTCGAGATGGGAAAAATCGCAAAGCAGAAAGGCGTCATTAAGGGATTCCTCTTCCATCAGGGCGAAGCGGATTACCAGATGAACGACTGGCCGAAACGTGTGAAAAAAGTCTACGACGACCTGATTGCCGAGCTGGAACTCGACCCGGAAAAGACTCCGATTCTGATTGGCGAACTTGCTCCTACGGGCGATCTCGGCTGGCGCAACGACGCAGTAAAGCAGGCGGCAGACCTTATTCCGAACGGTCACTTGATTTCGGCACAGGGCTGCCCGGCACTTAAAGAAGCCAGCTATACGCTGCACTTTACGCGCGAAGGTTACCAGACGTTTGGCGAACGCTATGCCGAAAAAATGCTGGAACTTTTGAAGGCTCAAGAACCCGAGCCTGATACGACCTCAAAAGATACCGTGAAGACGGATTCGGTCAAAACAGATTCCGTGGTGACGGATTCCACAAAACAGGACAGCACGGATGCTATCCGCAGCTTGCCGCGCCTGCAGGCCGTAAAACCGCAACAGCCGAAGCTCTATTACGACAAAAAGGAACAGGCCCTATTCGTTCGCTTCAAAAAGAATGGGCGAGAATTCCGCTACCGCGTCACTGGTAGCAAGAACTAG
- a CDS encoding TrpB-like pyridoxal phosphate-dependent enzyme: MRNSLKIEGQVKTYLKEDELPKAWYNVRADMKKKPAPLLNPGTGKPVTFEDLQPVFCDELIKQELDNDTAYIEIPEDIRTFYKMYRPSPLVRAYFLEQALGTPAHIYYKFEGNNTSGSHKLNSAIAQAYYAKKQGLKGVTTETGAGQWGTALSMSSAFFGLDCQVYMVKVSYEQKPFRREVMRTYGASVTPSPSMNTEIGKKINAEFPGTTGSLGCAISEAVEAAVKQPGYRYVLGSVLNQVLLHQSVIGLETKAALDKLGVKADLIIGCAGGGSNLGGLVSPFIGEKLRGEADYDILAVEPASCPSFTRGKYAYDFCDTGKVCPLAKMYTLGSSFIPSANHAGGLRYHGMSSILSELYDQGLMRATSVEQTKVFEAAKLFAQTEGILPAPESSHAIRATIDEALKCKESGQAKNIVFGLTGTGYFDMVAYQKFNDGEMSDYIPTDEDIAKSLAQLPQVNG; this comes from the coding sequence ATGAGAAACTCGCTCAAGATCGAAGGTCAGGTCAAGACTTACCTTAAAGAAGATGAACTCCCGAAGGCATGGTACAACGTCCGTGCCGACATGAAGAAGAAGCCCGCTCCTCTCCTGAATCCGGGTACCGGCAAGCCGGTTACGTTCGAAGACCTTCAGCCGGTTTTCTGCGACGAACTCATCAAGCAGGAACTCGATAACGATACCGCTTACATCGAAATTCCGGAAGACATCCGCACGTTCTACAAGATGTACCGTCCGTCTCCGCTCGTTCGCGCCTACTTCCTCGAACAGGCACTCGGCACTCCGGCTCACATCTACTACAAGTTCGAAGGCAATAACACCTCGGGTTCTCACAAGCTCAACTCCGCTATCGCTCAGGCCTACTACGCCAAGAAGCAGGGCCTCAAGGGCGTGACGACCGAAACGGGTGCAGGCCAGTGGGGCACCGCCCTTTCGATGTCCAGCGCCTTCTTTGGACTGGACTGCCAGGTTTACATGGTGAAGGTTTCTTACGAACAGAAGCCGTTCCGCCGCGAAGTCATGCGCACCTACGGTGCCTCTGTGACTCCGTCTCCTTCCATGAACACCGAAATCGGTAAGAAGATTAACGCCGAATTCCCGGGCACCACCGGTAGCCTCGGCTGCGCCATCTCCGAAGCCGTGGAAGCAGCCGTGAAGCAGCCGGGTTACCGCTACGTTCTCGGTTCCGTGCTGAACCAGGTGCTCCTCCACCAGTCCGTGATCGGTCTCGAAACCAAGGCCGCTCTCGACAAGCTCGGCGTGAAGGCCGACCTCATCATCGGTTGCGCCGGCGGTGGTTCTAACCTCGGCGGTCTCGTAAGCCCGTTCATCGGTGAAAAGCTCCGTGGCGAAGCCGACTACGATATTCTCGCTGTGGAACCGGCAAGCTGCCCGAGCTTCACTCGCGGTAAGTACGCTTACGACTTCTGCGATACCGGTAAGGTTTGCCCGCTGGCCAAGATGTACACCCTCGGCTCCAGCTTCATTCCGTCTGCCAACCACGCCGGTGGCCTGCGCTACCACGGCATGAGCAGCATCCTCTCTGAACTCTACGATCAGGGCCTGATGCGTGCAACGTCTGTGGAACAGACCAAGGTGTTCGAAGCCGCAAAGCTCTTCGCCCAGACCGAAGGTATCCTCCCGGCTCCGGAATCCAGCCACGCTATCCGCGCTACCATCGACGAAGCCCTCAAGTGCAAGGAATCTGGCCAGGCCAAGAACATCGTGTTCGGCCTCACCGGTACGGGCTACTTCGACATGGTTGCTTACCAGAAGTTCAACGACGGTGAAATGAGCGACTACATCCCGACGGATGAAGACATCGCCAAGAGTCTCGCTCAGCTCCCGCAGGTCAACGGCTAG